The following coding sequences lie in one Miscanthus floridulus cultivar M001 chromosome 9, ASM1932011v1, whole genome shotgun sequence genomic window:
- the LOC136480297 gene encoding putative glycine-rich cell wall structural protein 1: protein MASGRVVHGARPGAGQGRKKGAAGAQGRPGSGRRGRGKGQSGHGAAWRAGSGAAGWGKGRPGGTDRPAGPLKGRRGGGGRARGTAGRRGPSRRAQGPVARLVGRARARGEGGSGRGGRCGAGEGGGQAWASRRGQRVAGQ from the coding sequence atggcgtcggggcgggtggtccacggggcgcggccgggggcagggcaagGCCGGAAAAAAGGCGCGGCCGGGGCGCAGGGCCGGCCGGGGTcagggcggcgcggccgggggaaGGGACAGTCGGGGCACGGCGCGGCCTGGCGCGCGGGCAGCGGGGCGGCCGGCTGggggaagggccggccggggggaACGGACAGGCCCGCGGGGCCGCTCAAGGGAAGGCGCGGTGGAGGGGGCCGGGCGCGCGGGACCGCCGGGCGGCGCGGTCCGTCGCGGCGGGCGCAGGGGCCAGTGGCGCGGCTGGTCGGGCGGGCGAGGGCGCGGGGCGAAGGAGGGAGCGGCCGCGGGGGGAGGTGCGGGGCGGGCGAGGGGGGCGGGCAGGCGTGGGCGAGCAGGCGTGGGCAGCGGGTGGCTGGCCAGTGA
- the LOC136483963 gene encoding uncharacterized protein → MKEMHWASHINVDAEHEGVSEDLDKACNGLRQILSGSVGPCVDSSSIPFDGPAVATCRGIHGAVAVKTAKKTVTRVSVSLFSDVIDKLSPEKKLVIKAYGFESLLSFDKCAIPLPFAHWLADHVEVRNSNIVVRNTCIPLNPQNRS, encoded by the exons ATGAAAGAGATGCATTGGGCTAGCCACATCAATGTAGATGCTGAACATGAAGGAGTTTCTGAAGATTTAGATAAG GCCTGCAATGGTTTGAGACAGATATTATCAGGTTCTGTTGGCCCTTGTGTTGATAGCTCAAGCATTCCCTTTGATGGCCCTGCTGTTGCTACCTGTAGAGGGATTCATGGTGCTGTTGCTGTTAAGACTGCCAAGAAGACTGTTACTAGAGTTAGTGTTTCTTTATTTTCTGATGTTATTGATAAACTTAGCCCAGAAAAGAAGCTTGTTATTAAGGCATATGGTTTTGAGTCACTACtgagttttgacaagtgtgctaTACCTCTTCCATTTGCCCATTGGCTGGCTGATCATGTTGAAGTTAGAAATTCAAACATTGTTGTTAGGAACACTTGTATTCCTCTGAATCCCCAGAATCGTTCATGA
- the LOC136480298 gene encoding protein FAR1-RELATED SEQUENCE 5-like — protein MNYIVTDSNSEQDQNTDITEEDIQIFKRYDSVEAAITLSQEGESQHVPRIDMQFESSDEAYKFYNNYALIVGFSIVMAHNYHSRDKKMMGQVTRMTFKCQRRGTDKQEENKASGQQRPGAQSSTASRKRKNNNINTDEAAPTPAARKKRCNVIDKTNCPAEMIITLKNKVWVVSRLNLEHNHNLLSPELSKLLRSYRHFTEQEKAMIRTFVSVNVPNRKILVFLSYLRGGMQFTNLMKTDISNYRTRMLRECGESDITQVIQFLRMKQTEDPLFFFAFDAGEDNKVRNLFWAYGNSRASYEEYGDVISFDTTYATNRYNLKFAPFVGINGHSDNMLFAGAVLSDETITTFRWLFRTFLVCMGGKAPKSIITDQDAATRSAIGLEFKDTVHRNCLFHIVSKVEIFLGIALSKNEDIAWDFYDIIYNSLTIEEFETLWNNMLDKHNVQHLKFLKVMYENRERFVPVYFKHNFFPFICSTSRSEGTNAIFKDNVGPTSSLIMFIKEYDRIVKNMDEKGNLRDKNKAQEKGNMQKPHKGYAINKKGKILERNLQKYQELLTTTMAVQVQQRKTKKVKVNN, from the exons ATGAACTACATAGTAACAGATTCAAACTCAGAACAAGACCAAAATACAGACATCACAGAAGAAGATATACAAATATTCAAACGTTATGATAGTGTGGAGGCAGCTATTACACTCAGTCAAGAGGGGGAAAGCCAGCATGTTCCAAGGATAGATATGCAGTTTGAATCATCAGATGAGGCATACAAATTCTACAACAACTATGCTTTGATTGTTGGATTCTCAATTGTTATGGCTCACAACTATCACTCAAGAGACAAGAAAATGATGGGCCAAGTGACTAGAATGACTTTCAAATGCCAGCGAAGAGGAACTGATAAACAAGAAGAGAACAAAGCAAGTGGGCAGCAAAGGCCCGGTGCACAGTCAAGCACAGCAtcaagaaaaaggaaaaataacaatatcaacACAGATGAAGCTGCACCAACTCCAGCTGCAAGGAAAAAAAGATGCAATGTGATTGACAAAACAAATTGTCCAGCAGAAATGATAATAACATTGAAGAATAAAGTATGGGTTGTTTCTAGACTAAATCTTGAACACAACCACAATCTCCTAAGTCCAGAACTTTCAAAGCTGCTGAGATCTTATAGGCATTTCACAGAACAGGAAAAGGCTATGATAAGAACATTCGTTTCAGTGAATGTTCCAAACAGAAAGATCCTAGTATTTTTGTCATACTTGAGGGGTGGAATGCAGTTCACAAATCTAATGAAGACTGACATCAGCAATTATAGAACAAGGATGCTGAGAGAATGTGGGGAGAGTGATATCACACAAGTGATACAGTTTTTGAGAATGAAGCAAACTGAAGACCCACTATTCTTCTTTGCATTTGACGCGGGAGAAGACAACAAAGTGAGGAACTTATTCTGGGCTTATGGTAACAGTAGAGCTAGCTATGAAGAATATGGAGATGTAATCAGTTTCGACACTACCTATGCAACAAACAGATACAACCTAAAGTTTGCACCATTTGTTGGAATAAATGGGCATAGCGATAACATGCTATTTGCTGGGGCTGTACTTAGTGATGAGACAATCACAACATTTAGATGGCTCTTCAGAACATTTCTTGTCTGCATGGGTGGAAAAGCACCAAAATCAATAATAACGGACCAGGACGCTGCAACGAGATCTGCAATTGGATTGGAATTCAAAGATACAGTACACAGGAACTGCTTATTCCACATTGTATCAAAGGTAGAGATATTTCTGGGTATAGCATTGTCAAAGAATGAGGACATTGCATGGGACTTCTATGACATTATATACAATTCATTGACAATTGAGGAATTTGAGACACTATGGAACAATATGCTGGACAAACACAATGTACAGCATCTGAAGTTTCTAAAAGTTATGTATGAGAACAGAGAAAGATTTGTCCCAGTGTACTTCAAACACAACTTCTTTCCCTTCATATGTTCAACCTCTAGAAGCGAGGGTACTAATGCAATATTCAAGGACAATGTTGGACCAACATCTAGCTTGATTATGTTCATTAAAGAGTATGATAGAATCGTGAAGAATATGgatgaaaaaggaaatctgagGGACAAGAACAAAGCACAGGAAAAG GGCAACATGCAAAAACCCCATAAAGGATATGCCATcaacaaaaaaggaaaaatactGGAAAGAAATCTACAGAAATACCAG GAGTTGTTGACAACAACAATGGCAGTGCAAGTGCAACAAAGGAAAACTAAGAAGGTGAAAGTCAACAATTGA